The DNA region CGGATCGCCAATGCGAACGCGACGTTCTGAGGCCCTTTCGCCTCAGCGGCCTGGCAGAGCAGGGCCGTCTTTCTCAAGGAGGCGCGCTTCGGCCGCGGTGAGCGCTGCGAGCGCCTCCAGTTCGCCCAGCCCCCGCGCACAGGCGCGCTCCCAGATCCGCTGCGCCGAGATCGGGGACCACGGAAGCGCGGCCTGCGCCAGCCAGGAGCGCACAGGCGCGGGAAGCGCGTCGTAACACTGCATGGGATCGCCCGCGCGCTTGCGGCGTCGGATCCGCGTCTGACCGAGATTTTCGTTCATCGCCCTGCCTGTGGGATGCTCTGACTGCGCGTTGCCGGCTCTGGGGCGAGACGCCCCCAGCCGCTGTCGGCGTAGCTGTTATGTTATATCATTTGCGGCTGCAAGCCAGTTGCAGGCAGCGCATTGACTCCCTCGGCAATAGGACGCATACGCCGCGCTCATTGGTGTTGGTGGTCCTCGCAAGAGGGACCCTGTCGCCCGGGCCAAATCCCGGGAGAGGACAACGCCCTTCGCAACCGCAGAAGGAGATCAGCCGTGACCAAACGCACGTCTGCCAAGTACAAGATCGATCGCCGCATGGGCGAAAACATTTGGGGCCGCCCCAAATCCCCCGTCAACCGCCGCGAATACGGCCCCGGCCAGCACGGCCAGCGCCGCAAGGGCAAAATGTCCGACTTCGGCACGCAGCTGCGCGCCAAGCAGAAGCTCAAGGGCTATTACGGCGACCTGACGGAAAAGCAATTCCGTCGCATCTATGCCGAGGCCGAGCGTCTTAAGGGTGACACGGGTGAGAACCTGATCGGCCTTCTCGAGCGTCGCCTTGACGCAGTCGTCTACCGCGCGAAGTTCGTGCCGACGATCTTTGCCGCGCGCCAATTCGTGAACCACCGCCATGTCCGCGTGAACGGCAAGCTCGTCAACATCGCCTCCTACCGCGTGAAGGAAGGCGACGTGATCGAGGTCCGCGACCGCTCCAAGCAGATGACGGCGATCCTCGAGGCGATCCAACTCCCCGAGCGCGACGTGCCGGACTACATCGACGCCGACCACTCCAAGATGACCGCGACGTTCACGCGCACGCCGGGCCTCTCGGACGTGCCTTACCCGGTGATGATGGAGCCAAACCTCGTCATCGAATTCTACGCTCAGAACTAAGCGTCTGAGTCGAGACCGATTGGAGGAAGGGCGCCCCGGTGGCGCCCTTTTTCATGCCTGTTCGTCCTCCTGCACCTCGCTCAGGCTGAGCGCGACGCCGGCGGCCAGTGCGGCCATGGCGGCGAAGACGGCGAGAACGGCGGCGGCCCCTAGCGCGTCCGCAAGAAGCCCGAACGCGCCGCCCGCGAGCAGAAGCACCCCGATCATCGTGTTGGACAGCGCGGTGTAGAGCGCCTTCTCATCGCCCGTATCCATGTCGGTGAGATGCGTCTTGCGACCCGCGCGCACGCCCTCATACGCGATCTGCGCGACGAAGAGCACGGCGGCGAGCACGAGGAGGTTGATACTCTCCGTCGCCCAGCCGAGGGCGGCGGCAATGCCCAGCGCGAGGGCCGCGAGAGCGCCTGACAAGGCGAGCGTGCGGCGGCTCGAGACATCCGAAAGGCGGCCCCAGACATAGCTCGACGCGATCGCCGCGAGGGCGGAGGCGATAATGAGCACGCCCAGATTGCCGAGCCCGGCCTTCTCGGTCCCGCTGCTCAGGAGCACGATGAATGGCGGGGCGAGGGCCGTGGCGATGAGGAGGCCCCGCGTGGCGAGATAGGCGCGAAATTCCGGATCTTCCGTCAGCGGCTGCACGAGATCTCTCGTGCCCATGGCGCTCGGGTCCGCCTCGGCTGCCTGTTCATCGAGGCGCAGGAAGACCGCCGCACCGAGAAGCCAGAGGCCCCCCGCCATGGCCAGCGCTGCTGCGATGAGGTCGGGCGCGAGGGGTAGGAGCCCCACAGCCAGGGCGGCCGCGAAGGCGAAGACGGCCACGGCGGCGACGGTGCCCGCGGTGCCAGAGACCGTGCCGCGCGTGCCTTCGTCCAGCGTCCGCGCAGCGATATCCTTGTAGCTCGCCGAGCAGGCCGCGCGGGCCGTCGCAAGAAGGGCGAGGCAGCCGAGCACGGCCCAGCCCGCAGCCGCGCCATTGAGGAGAAATGCCGCCGCCGCCATGCCGAGCGCGGCCAGCCCCTGAAGCGCGGAGCCCGTGGCCCAGACAGCCTTGCGATAGCGCCGGGACTGGATCAGTCGGGCGAGCCCGATCTGCGGCAGGAGCGCGCCGGCCTCGCGCACCGGGACGAGCGCGCCGATGAGGGCTGCGGGCGCGCCCAGCGCGGACAGGAGCCAGGACAGCACGAGCTTGGGGTCGATGAGGCCATCGGCCAGCTTCGTCGATGTGAGCGAGACGAGGTGCGTGACGAAATTCCTCGCCTTCGACGGGTCCGCGCCTTCTTGCGTCAATGCATTCTGTACGGCTTTCTCAAGCATCGGTTTCTCCTGGCTGGGGGCGTGCGACCATGTCGCTGGCCCTTGGCTGAGTGTTGCCCTAGAACCTGCGCGACAGCCTTGGAGTTCCCTCATGTCACAGCCGCGCCCGCAGCCGGGGATCATGGAAATCGCGATTTACGTCGGCGGTGAGAGCCATATCGCCGGGCAGAGCGCGGTCTTGAAGCTGAGCTCCAACGAGAACCCGAAGGGCCCGCCTGCGGCCGCCGTGGCCGCGCTCGCCGAGGCGGGCGCGCGTATGCATCTCTACCCGTCCACCGACCACGCATCCTTGCGTGCAGCCATCGGCGAGGTGCACGGCCTCGACCCGGCGCAGATCATCTGCGGCGTGGGCTCTGACGAGATCCTGACCTTCCTCTGCCAGGCCTATGCGGGTGTGGGGGACGAGGTGATCCACACCGAGCACGGCTTTTCCATGTACCCGATCCTCGCCCGCGCGGCGGGGGCCACGCCCGTGAAGGTCGCCGAGCGTGAGCGGCGCGTGGACGTTGACGCGATCCTCGCCGCGGTGACCCCGCGGACGAAGCTCGTCTTTCTCACCAATCCGGGTAATCCCACGGGCACGACCATCCCCATGGCCGAGATCACGCGCCTCGCGGATGGACTTCCGGGCGAGGTCATCCTCGTCATCGACGGGGCCTATGCAGAATACGCAGAGGGGTATGGCACCGACTATGACGGCGGCGCGGCCCTCGCCGGCACGCAGCAGAACGTCGTGATGACGCGCACGTTCTCCAAGCTTTACGGCCTGGGCGGGCTCCGCGTGGGCTGGGGCTTCGCCGCG from Pseudomonadota bacterium includes:
- a CDS encoding DUF6525 family protein, which gives rise to MNENLGQTRIRRRKRAGDPMQCYDALPAPVRSWLAQAALPWSPISAQRIWERACARGLGELEALAALTAAEARLLEKDGPALPGR
- the rpsD gene encoding 30S ribosomal protein S4 — protein: MTKRTSAKYKIDRRMGENIWGRPKSPVNRREYGPGQHGQRRKGKMSDFGTQLRAKQKLKGYYGDLTEKQFRRIYAEAERLKGDTGENLIGLLERRLDAVVYRAKFVPTIFAARQFVNHRHVRVNGKLVNIASYRVKEGDVIEVRDRSKQMTAILEAIQLPERDVPDYIDADHSKMTATFTRTPGLSDVPYPVMMEPNLVIEFYAQN
- a CDS encoding MFS transporter; translation: MLEKAVQNALTQEGADPSKARNFVTHLVSLTSTKLADGLIDPKLVLSWLLSALGAPAALIGALVPVREAGALLPQIGLARLIQSRRYRKAVWATGSALQGLAALGMAAAAFLLNGAAAGWAVLGCLALLATARAACSASYKDIAARTLDEGTRGTVSGTAGTVAAVAVFAFAAALAVGLLPLAPDLIAAALAMAGGLWLLGAAVFLRLDEQAAEADPSAMGTRDLVQPLTEDPEFRAYLATRGLLIATALAPPFIVLLSSGTEKAGLGNLGVLIIASALAAIASSYVWGRLSDVSSRRTLALSGALAALALGIAAALGWATESINLLVLAAVLFVAQIAYEGVRAGRKTHLTDMDTGDEKALYTALSNTMIGVLLLAGGAFGLLADALGAAAVLAVFAAMAALAAGVALSLSEVQEDEQA
- the hisC gene encoding histidinol-phosphate transaminase; protein product: MSQPRPQPGIMEIAIYVGGESHIAGQSAVLKLSSNENPKGPPAAAVAALAEAGARMHLYPSTDHASLRAAIGEVHGLDPAQIICGVGSDEILTFLCQAYAGVGDEVIHTEHGFSMYPILARAAGATPVKVAERERRVDVDAILAAVTPRTKLVFLTNPGNPTGTTIPMAEITRLADGLPGEVILVIDGAYAEYAEGYGTDYDGGAALAGTQQNVVMTRTFSKLYGLGGLRVGWGFAAQGIIDVLNRVRGPFNLSAPALAAAEAAMRDQGFARACIAENAAERETLRRALEALGIACDPSEANFVLARFREAAEAEACEAALRASGILVRKVGGYGFPEGLRITVGDAPATARVIAAIRAFMGVPA